One Pirellulales bacterium DNA window includes the following coding sequences:
- a CDS encoding Uma2 family endonuclease produces the protein MPTITAKQTALYGPRDAGAILTLDEFEEADFELGHRYELIHGVLVVTPPPLEEERDANEELGHWLRKYRESHPQGKALDLTLPEHNVRTTGQNRRCDRVIWAALARRPVSRGPVGRRDVPTIVVEFPSSRAADRRRDYEEKKAEYRVIGVREYWIVDRFRRTLTVYHRRGPRWAKQVIHEAETYRTPLLPGFELPLAKLLAVSDQYQQ, from the coding sequence ATGCCGACGATCACCGCGAAGCAGACGGCGCTCTATGGTCCCAGGGACGCCGGAGCGATCCTGACGCTGGACGAGTTCGAAGAGGCTGACTTCGAACTGGGGCACCGCTACGAGTTGATTCATGGAGTCCTGGTCGTGACCCCGCCTCCACTCGAAGAAGAGCGCGACGCCAATGAAGAGTTGGGCCATTGGCTGCGGAAGTATCGAGAATCGCACCCGCAAGGCAAGGCCCTCGACCTGACGCTGCCGGAGCACAATGTTCGGACCACCGGCCAGAACCGCCGTTGCGACCGGGTGATTTGGGCCGCGCTGGCGCGGCGGCCTGTAAGTCGTGGGCCGGTCGGCCGCCGCGATGTACCCACGATCGTGGTCGAGTTTCCCTCATCGCGCGCGGCCGACCGGCGGCGCGACTACGAAGAGAAAAAGGCCGAGTACCGCGTCATCGGCGTGCGCGAATATTGGATCGTCGACCGCTTCCGCCGCACGCTGACCGTCTATCATCGGCGAGGCCCCCGTTGGGCCAAGCAGGTCATCCACGAAGCCGAGACGTACCGTACGCCCCTCTTGCCCGGCTTTGAGTTGCCCCTGGCAAAGCTCCTGGCGGTCTCCGACCAATATCAGCAGTGA